The proteins below are encoded in one region of Planctopirus limnophila DSM 3776:
- a CDS encoding recombinase family protein: protein MLSYPKRIAYVYDVDRATKKLIVNELEAERVRQIFDLYLECEGLIGTLEAIQARGWRAKSWVTKTGKQLGGGLFYKTTLHSLLTNPIYIGKVSYRDEMYEGEHRAIVDPEVFAAVKKKLNANRVSIGDRIHGKSPGVLAGLLRCSACDSMMTHSTSGGSGRGSKRYRYYVCNKAKKRGHKTCPRPSLPAEEVERFVVAQLQTLTIDEHLLNETSLRVSRTINDKGDTLRKELSLLNESLVNLERAIDAISIPTGDDAREVKRLDSLASLTEQQTRDLRRRNDLKDQLAKIHAGAPDRQTIRKAIKNLEGLWEHLTMGDRSRLMSQLVARIDHDPADSTLSITLSPLGLKSFATQNPDKEESEKS, encoded by the coding sequence TTGCTGAGTTATCCCAAGCGCATCGCTTACGTTTACGACGTCGATCGAGCGACCAAGAAGCTGATCGTCAACGAACTGGAAGCAGAGCGAGTTCGTCAGATCTTCGATCTCTACCTTGAATGCGAGGGACTCATTGGAACTCTCGAAGCCATCCAAGCCCGAGGTTGGCGAGCAAAGAGCTGGGTCACCAAAACTGGCAAGCAACTCGGCGGCGGTCTGTTCTACAAAACGACACTGCACAGCTTACTAACCAATCCGATCTACATCGGCAAAGTCAGCTATCGCGACGAGATGTACGAAGGCGAGCACCGAGCCATCGTTGATCCGGAGGTCTTTGCAGCGGTAAAGAAGAAGCTCAATGCCAACCGCGTCAGCATTGGCGATCGCATCCACGGCAAATCCCCCGGCGTGCTGGCTGGTTTGCTGCGTTGCTCAGCCTGCGATTCCATGATGACGCATTCGACCAGCGGCGGAAGCGGCCGTGGCAGCAAACGATATCGCTACTACGTTTGCAACAAAGCGAAGAAACGCGGCCACAAGACTTGCCCCAGGCCATCGTTGCCGGCGGAGGAGGTCGAACGTTTTGTGGTGGCACAACTCCAAACGCTGACAATCGACGAACACCTTCTCAACGAAACCAGCCTTCGCGTCAGCCGAACCATTAACGACAAAGGGGATACGCTTCGGAAAGAGTTGTCTCTACTGAACGAAAGCTTGGTCAACCTCGAGCGAGCAATTGACGCCATTTCGATTCCCACAGGCGATGATGCACGCGAAGTCAAACGTCTCGATTCACTTGCATCGCTCACCGAGCAACAGACTCGCGACCTGCGCCGTCGCAACGATTTGAAAGACCAACTCGCAAAGATCCACGCCGGTGCACCTGATCGACAGACCATTCGCAAGGCCATCAAGAATCTCGAAGGATTGTGGGAACATCTCACGATGGGCGATCGCAGCCGACTGATGTCCCAGTTGGTAGCACGCATCGATCACGATCCAGCCGACAGCACCTTGTCCATTACGCTTAGCCCGCTCGGGCTGAAGTCATTTGCAACCCAGAATCCTGACAAAGAAGAAAGCGAGAAGTCATGA
- a CDS encoding PleD family two-component system response regulator — protein MKILIADDDPNKMRQLKSFVMQEFVDAEILERNSFNSALRCAMLDEPTVILLDMTMPTFDVGGKETGGYERRYAGFEVLRRLKRRRKARRVIIVTQFERFGEGADQMTLEQLKEQLATQYPESYIVTVYYQASDAQWRDDLRVALDMAIERAIE, from the coding sequence ATGAAAATCCTAATCGCTGATGACGACCCAAATAAGATGCGGCAGCTCAAGTCGTTTGTTATGCAGGAGTTTGTCGATGCAGAAATACTAGAACGAAACTCCTTTAATAGCGCGCTTCGTTGCGCAATGCTGGACGAGCCTACAGTTATCCTCCTTGACATGACAATGCCGACTTTCGATGTCGGTGGCAAAGAGACAGGTGGCTACGAGAGGCGATATGCGGGTTTTGAAGTTTTGCGTAGGCTCAAGCGAAGGAGAAAAGCAAGACGCGTAATAATCGTCACTCAGTTCGAACGATTCGGAGAAGGCGCGGACCAAATGACGTTAGAGCAGCTAAAGGAGCAGTTGGCGACACAATATCCGGAAAGCTACATCGTGACCGTTTACTACCAAGCCTCCGATGCGCAATGGCGTGACGATCTCAGGGTGGCACTCGATATGGCAATTGAAAGGGCTATAGAATGA
- a CDS encoding ABC1 kinase family protein — translation MVRIADPTVLVGESAVAPNAGEVWCGKLVMVWLWVGWPDKLPGGLYAAEEVWALESSPFRLLRNLSRTREIATVLLNHGFGDLVDRIGLREVWYQSIRRVFFWRRHKPLQKCTTVERVRLSLESLGPTFIKFGQVMSTRPDIVPPAMITELKKLQEHVPPFGSEAAIREVESELGKPVHELYREFDMEPLAAGSLAQVHRAVAFDGSQLVVKIRRPNVVRDIERDLSLLEQMAVLAEAHVPETRVFDPTGLVKHFARSIRREVNFAREGRTMDEFRRLFADDPSLYVPKVWMDLTTEAVLTMEYIDGIKVDDRDALLSAGCDPCAVAASGAKLYMKQAFELGVFHGDPHPGNVRVKPCGTIVLLDFGMIGILDADIREQLVDLFVAISRQDVPLAVRAVLKFGESSTAVDEALLHVDMRDFLGNYYGVPLDKLNVGTLLGDFMSLLTTHQIRCPGSLMLLIRAIVTLEGIGRRLDPDFNLAPVLQPYIENVVRARFSPQRLRAEFRAEATKLWNVAHELPAHINKAVAKLSQDDLRVHLEHQGLGQLILELERASNRLVVGFVVSALIVASALIIRQGMDSLWFSVPIYFTSSVLALWLIYGIFRSGRL, via the coding sequence ATGGTCCGCATAGCGGACCCTACGGTGCTGGTGGGCGAGTCAGCAGTGGCGCCCAACGCTGGTGAAGTTTGGTGTGGCAAATTGGTGATGGTCTGGCTGTGGGTTGGCTGGCCAGATAAACTGCCGGGAGGTCTTTATGCGGCTGAGGAGGTGTGGGCGTTGGAAAGCAGTCCGTTTCGATTGTTGCGGAATTTGAGTCGCACGCGAGAAATTGCGACCGTGTTGCTGAATCATGGGTTTGGCGACCTCGTCGATCGCATCGGGCTGCGCGAAGTGTGGTACCAGAGCATTCGCCGCGTTTTCTTCTGGCGGAGGCACAAACCGCTGCAGAAATGCACGACTGTTGAACGAGTGCGTCTCTCGCTCGAAAGCCTGGGGCCGACGTTTATCAAGTTCGGCCAGGTGATGAGTACGCGGCCAGATATTGTGCCGCCCGCGATGATCACCGAACTTAAGAAGTTGCAGGAGCATGTCCCTCCTTTTGGCAGCGAGGCAGCGATCCGCGAAGTCGAAAGCGAGTTAGGGAAGCCAGTTCACGAACTTTACCGCGAATTTGATATGGAGCCTCTGGCTGCCGGTTCGCTGGCCCAGGTGCACCGGGCTGTGGCGTTTGACGGCTCACAACTGGTGGTCAAGATTCGCCGGCCGAACGTCGTGCGAGATATCGAGCGCGACCTTTCGCTGCTTGAACAGATGGCGGTGCTGGCCGAAGCCCATGTCCCGGAAACGCGCGTGTTTGATCCGACGGGACTCGTGAAGCATTTTGCGCGCTCCATTCGCCGCGAGGTGAACTTCGCACGCGAAGGCCGGACGATGGATGAGTTCCGTCGGCTCTTTGCCGATGATCCTTCGCTCTATGTGCCGAAAGTCTGGATGGATCTGACGACAGAAGCTGTCCTGACAATGGAGTACATCGACGGGATCAAAGTCGATGATCGCGATGCGCTGTTGAGTGCGGGCTGTGATCCGTGTGCGGTGGCAGCCAGCGGCGCCAAGCTCTATATGAAACAGGCGTTTGAGTTGGGCGTGTTCCATGGAGACCCGCATCCCGGGAACGTGCGAGTCAAGCCTTGCGGCACTATCGTCCTGCTCGACTTCGGGATGATTGGCATTCTGGATGCCGATATTCGTGAGCAACTGGTCGATTTGTTTGTGGCCATCAGTCGGCAGGATGTTCCGCTGGCGGTGCGTGCGGTGTTGAAATTTGGAGAAAGCTCGACCGCAGTGGATGAAGCTTTACTGCATGTCGATATGCGGGATTTTCTCGGGAATTACTACGGTGTGCCGCTCGATAAGCTGAATGTCGGCACGTTGCTCGGCGACTTCATGTCGCTCCTGACGACACATCAGATCCGTTGCCCGGGGAGTCTGATGCTGCTGATTCGTGCCATTGTCACTTTAGAAGGGATTGGCCGACGGCTCGATCCCGATTTTAATCTGGCCCCTGTGCTGCAACCTTATATTGAAAACGTGGTGAGGGCCCGTTTCTCGCCGCAGCGATTGCGGGCGGAGTTTCGTGCAGAGGCGACAAAGCTCTGGAATGTCGCACATGAGCTGCCGGCACATATCAATAAGGCTGTCGCCAAGTTGAGTCAGGACGACCTGCGTGTGCATCTGGAACATCAGGGTTTGGGGCAGCTGATTCTTGAACTTGAGCGGGCGAGTAATCGACTGGTGGTCGGGTTTGTCGTTTCGGCTTTAATCGTCGCTTCGGCCCTGATTATCCGGCAGGGGATGGACTCGTTGTGGTTCAGCGTACCCATTTACTTTACATCGAGCGTGCTGGCTCTCTGGCTGATCTATGGGATCTTCCGGAGTGGTCGACTGTAG
- a CDS encoding response regulator, giving the protein MTDIPLRVLVVDDNEAKRNRIRGALADAVGEPQLDLKSASSVAAAGAMLESHDFDLLILDLNLPMRDGESPVKDGGMRLLRTIVRGGPRLRRPKHIVGLTEFADLFKESESEMESESWQLLHYAFDSSAWQDVLGRKAVYITGTLAGMRSDDEYQTDLAIITALKEIELDAVLSLPCEWKSLRRSQDDTYYYEGRIETEGGPLKVVCCAAIEMGMAATACLATKVIYNFSPRYLAMAGITAGMAGNFGDVIFADQSWDYGAGKVINSSNAESVFKPGPNYIAVDAELKEKAQHFKQTRSAILHEIESRWQGNTPSSRLNLSIGPVASGAAVVESQEMIDAIRTHNRKLIGVEMEVYGSFLACRTARAPRPKCFAAKSICDFGAPPKTDEYQKYAAFTSAQFVLEFAKHYLR; this is encoded by the coding sequence ATGACAGATATTCCGCTCCGAGTGCTGGTTGTTGATGACAATGAGGCAAAGCGCAACCGAATTCGTGGCGCTCTCGCAGACGCCGTAGGAGAACCGCAACTTGATTTGAAGTCAGCTTCTTCAGTTGCCGCCGCAGGTGCAATGCTTGAGTCGCATGATTTCGATTTACTGATTCTTGACCTCAACCTGCCTATGAGAGATGGTGAATCTCCGGTCAAAGATGGTGGTATGCGTTTGTTGCGAACTATTGTTCGAGGCGGGCCAAGGCTCAGGCGGCCCAAGCATATCGTTGGGCTCACAGAATTCGCAGATCTCTTCAAAGAGTCTGAATCTGAGATGGAGTCAGAGTCTTGGCAACTCTTGCATTATGCCTTTGACTCATCTGCATGGCAGGATGTTTTAGGCAGGAAAGCTGTCTATATCACCGGGACCTTGGCGGGTATGCGTTCCGACGATGAGTACCAGACTGATTTAGCGATAATCACTGCACTGAAGGAGATCGAACTAGACGCTGTCCTTAGTCTTCCGTGTGAATGGAAGAGTTTGCGGAGAAGCCAAGATGACACGTATTACTATGAGGGACGTATTGAAACCGAAGGCGGACCGCTTAAGGTTGTGTGCTGTGCTGCAATTGAGATGGGAATGGCAGCAACTGCTTGCCTAGCGACAAAGGTTATCTACAATTTTTCGCCGCGTTATCTAGCGATGGCAGGAATAACAGCCGGAATGGCGGGCAACTTTGGGGACGTGATCTTTGCCGATCAGTCGTGGGACTACGGGGCAGGCAAGGTCATAAATTCGTCCAACGCTGAAAGTGTGTTTAAGCCTGGACCAAACTACATTGCTGTGGATGCTGAACTGAAGGAAAAAGCGCAACATTTTAAGCAGACTCGAAGTGCAATTTTGCATGAGATAGAATCCAGATGGCAGGGCAATACACCGTCATCGAGACTAAATCTCAGTATTGGTCCCGTTGCCTCTGGGGCAGCGGTTGTCGAGAGTCAAGAAATGATTGATGCCATACGCACTCACAACAGGAAACTAATCGGAGTAGAGATGGAAGTTTACGGAAGCTTCCTAGCCTGCCGGACTGCCAGGGCTCCTCGCCCGAAGTGTTTCGCGGCAAAGTCCATTTGTGACTTTGGCGCTCCACCCAAAACTGACGAATACCAAAAATATGCGGCATTTACCAGCGCTCAGTTTGTCCTAGAATTTGCGAAGCACTATCTTCGCTAG
- a CDS encoding tyrosine-type recombinase/integrase — MPKTPRIPKLSLHKPSGCARVRIQGKDLYLGPYGDPETLQRYSRLLAELASQQHQLQVAQANSGQSTPTQDLTISEMILAYLEFATTYYGPRSREPQSMNHALRPLHALYGSTLTQDFGPKSFKAVRQHMIDVHKLSRTEINRRMGRIKRVFKWAVSEELVSPTILHGLSAVSGLRRGRSEAHESRPVRPVDISQIHLTLPFLPPPVAAICQLQLLTGMRPSEVLHMRPCDIDRSGAIWLYTPEHHKTEHLGFEKHVPLGPQAQAVLAPFLNRDPKDFCFTPAEAEAWRNEQRAVHRNPDRKTKIFPCELKARIQRKAKRQAAPKVRQLQPCYDVDAYRRCITYGIRKAQKAGHAVQHWFPYQIRHTHGTEVRRRYGLEAAQVALGHATADVTQVYAERNLKLAMQVAAEIG; from the coding sequence ATGCCCAAGACGCCCAGAATTCCAAAACTCTCGCTCCACAAACCTTCAGGTTGTGCCCGTGTCCGGATCCAAGGTAAGGATCTTTATCTGGGGCCTTACGGTGACCCTGAGACACTTCAGCGGTACTCCCGCCTCCTCGCCGAACTGGCGTCACAACAGCATCAGTTGCAAGTGGCCCAGGCCAACTCAGGTCAATCAACTCCCACTCAGGATCTCACCATCAGTGAGATGATTCTGGCCTATCTCGAATTTGCCACGACTTACTACGGTCCGAGGTCCCGTGAACCACAAAGCATGAACCATGCTCTTCGACCACTTCATGCACTTTATGGAAGCACTCTCACTCAGGATTTTGGCCCCAAGTCGTTCAAAGCTGTTCGGCAGCACATGATTGATGTCCACAAACTCAGCCGCACGGAAATCAATCGCCGGATGGGTCGCATCAAACGCGTCTTCAAGTGGGCCGTCTCGGAAGAACTCGTCTCTCCGACCATTCTGCATGGTCTTAGTGCCGTGTCAGGCCTGAGACGTGGACGATCTGAGGCCCACGAGTCGCGACCAGTGCGTCCTGTCGATATCTCACAAATCCATCTGACACTCCCCTTCCTCCCACCTCCTGTGGCCGCCATCTGCCAGCTCCAACTGCTGACCGGCATGCGACCTTCCGAAGTGCTCCATATGCGTCCCTGTGACATCGATCGATCGGGGGCCATTTGGCTTTACACCCCCGAACATCACAAAACCGAACATCTCGGCTTTGAGAAGCATGTCCCGTTAGGGCCTCAGGCGCAGGCCGTTCTGGCTCCCTTCCTGAATCGCGATCCTAAAGACTTCTGCTTCACTCCCGCAGAAGCCGAGGCGTGGCGGAACGAGCAGCGTGCTGTCCACCGCAATCCTGATCGCAAAACAAAAATCTTTCCCTGTGAACTGAAGGCTCGGATCCAGCGCAAAGCCAAGCGTCAAGCGGCTCCCAAGGTGAGGCAACTGCAACCCTGCTACGACGTCGATGCGTATCGCCGCTGCATCACCTATGGAATTCGCAAGGCCCAGAAGGCTGGTCATGCCGTCCAACACTGGTTTCCCTACCAGATTCGGCATACACACGGCACAGAGGTCCGTCGCCGGTATGGGCTGGAAGCCGCTCAGGTCGCGTTAGGTCATGCAACAGCGGACGTGACTCAAGTCTATGCCGAACGCAATCTCAAGCTGGCCATGCAAGTCGCTGCCGAAATCGGTTAA
- a CDS encoding transcription antitermination factor NusB, whose product MNDENSPELPPRAEASSPPPENSGTPETPVNTFRQRRGEIRRPGRKKSISRQKSSPNPPRPVDPAGAGGAGQAPRSNQPYSESETRSFPPGRSGRPTQGGDGRPRFSRPGFSRPGFSRQEENRSGNRQERRPYASDRSQQPPGGPRIGRVGPNPFLWVAPGTEGSAPKTDVSASAGANPSETTRPPHEQRPRFQRPPNQNSQPRTFPNAGAGAGAGAGETRTPRGVTSWSEARPAGSKPPRRPAAPNGEQPTRYHAGTAPRRERPAPAGRPPQSQHAPDAGRRLHAPDISVLPPMQLLAPRTARELAFNVLEAHHAGNKHIGEVFDQAVDRTTLSPSDRRLAYELICGIVRRQSTLQALLMSLVHRQMETLERPLQTIIKIGLYQIFLCQGIPQHAAVHETVELAKRANLRWGGFVNGVLRSAIQLMTENILTAPSSKALPIGHHQYRELTTDLFPSPTLTPGSYIAAAFSFPHDLVERWVGQYGVEATIRMAFWFNQVTETALRVNLLKTDRETFRQKLFAADFVAEAGDLPETIRLLSTVRISTLPGFPEGEFSVQDLSAQHAARRLNPQPGEVVLDLCAAPGSKTCHMAELMQNQGEIIAADTHGGRIRQVYENAERLGLSIIRTITIGPRGENLPSMEFDKVLADVPCSNTGVLGKRPEARWKYSPAHLDELREMQATILRTAAGKVRIGGRILYSTCSIEPLENEEIVQQFLAATSEAGGPQFRLVEEQKFMPGSPADGAYQALIERVS is encoded by the coding sequence ATGAACGATGAAAACTCACCGGAACTTCCTCCCCGCGCGGAAGCTTCCTCGCCACCACCAGAGAACTCAGGGACGCCAGAAACTCCGGTGAATACATTCCGGCAGCGTCGTGGGGAGATTCGTCGTCCGGGCCGTAAAAAATCGATCTCGCGTCAAAAGAGTTCGCCCAATCCACCGCGGCCTGTTGATCCGGCAGGTGCCGGAGGAGCAGGACAAGCCCCTCGTTCGAATCAGCCTTACAGTGAAAGTGAAACGCGGTCGTTTCCGCCGGGAAGATCTGGCCGGCCCACACAGGGAGGTGATGGCCGACCACGTTTCAGTCGCCCTGGTTTCAGTCGGCCCGGTTTCAGCCGTCAGGAAGAGAACCGATCTGGTAATCGACAAGAGCGCAGGCCGTATGCCTCTGATCGCAGTCAGCAGCCTCCAGGCGGACCCCGAATTGGGCGCGTCGGGCCGAACCCCTTTTTGTGGGTCGCTCCCGGAACTGAGGGCTCAGCACCAAAAACCGATGTTTCTGCGAGTGCTGGAGCGAATCCCTCGGAGACAACACGGCCACCGCATGAGCAGAGGCCTCGCTTTCAACGTCCGCCAAACCAGAACTCCCAGCCGCGCACGTTTCCGAATGCTGGTGCGGGTGCAGGTGCTGGTGCTGGCGAGACACGCACGCCGCGTGGTGTCACCAGTTGGAGTGAAGCCCGGCCCGCTGGCTCAAAGCCACCGAGAAGGCCAGCCGCCCCGAATGGCGAGCAGCCGACGCGTTATCACGCGGGAACTGCCCCGCGTCGCGAACGCCCTGCGCCGGCTGGTCGTCCACCACAGAGTCAGCATGCCCCGGATGCCGGGCGGCGGTTGCATGCCCCAGATATTTCAGTGCTGCCTCCCATGCAATTGCTGGCCCCGCGCACTGCCCGCGAACTGGCCTTTAATGTGCTCGAAGCTCACCATGCCGGCAACAAGCATATCGGCGAAGTCTTCGATCAGGCTGTGGATCGAACGACACTCTCTCCCAGTGATCGCCGGCTGGCTTATGAACTGATTTGCGGGATCGTACGCCGCCAGTCGACATTGCAGGCGCTGCTGATGTCACTGGTTCATCGACAGATGGAAACGCTCGAAAGACCGCTGCAGACGATCATCAAGATTGGTCTGTATCAGATCTTTCTGTGCCAGGGTATTCCGCAACATGCGGCTGTTCACGAGACGGTTGAGCTGGCCAAGCGTGCGAACCTGCGCTGGGGTGGCTTTGTGAACGGTGTTCTCCGCAGTGCGATTCAGCTCATGACGGAGAACATTCTCACAGCACCTTCATCGAAAGCGTTGCCGATCGGTCATCATCAGTATCGAGAACTGACGACCGATCTCTTCCCTTCGCCGACATTGACACCTGGGTCTTATATTGCCGCTGCCTTCAGTTTTCCTCACGATCTTGTTGAGCGATGGGTTGGACAATATGGGGTCGAAGCGACGATTCGCATGGCCTTCTGGTTCAATCAAGTCACCGAGACAGCCCTGCGGGTGAACCTGCTGAAGACCGATCGCGAGACGTTCCGGCAGAAGCTCTTTGCAGCCGATTTCGTAGCGGAAGCTGGTGATTTGCCGGAAACGATTCGACTCCTTTCGACTGTGCGGATCAGCACGTTACCTGGTTTTCCGGAAGGGGAATTCTCGGTGCAGGATCTCTCGGCTCAACATGCGGCCAGGCGATTGAATCCACAGCCGGGTGAAGTTGTGCTCGACCTGTGTGCGGCTCCGGGTTCGAAAACCTGTCACATGGCGGAACTGATGCAGAACCAGGGCGAGATCATCGCTGCGGATACTCATGGTGGCCGCATTCGTCAGGTGTATGAGAATGCCGAGCGGCTGGGGCTGTCGATCATTCGGACGATCACCATTGGGCCACGCGGCGAGAACCTGCCTTCGATGGAGTTCGATAAAGTTCTGGCGGATGTCCCTTGTTCGAATACCGGCGTGCTGGGAAAGCGTCCTGAGGCGCGATGGAAGTATTCACCCGCTCATCTCGATGAACTGCGCGAGATGCAAGCGACAATCCTGCGCACGGCTGCCGGTAAAGTCCGCATTGGCGGCCGAATTTTGTATTCGACGTGCAGTATTGAGCCTTTGGAGAATGAAGAGATTGTCCAGCAGTTTCTGGCGGCGACGAGCGAGGCGGGTGGGCCACAATTCCGACTGGTTGAAGAGCAGAAGTTTATGCCCGGGAGCCCAGCCGATGGTGCTTATCAGGCTCTGATCGAGCGGGTTTCGTAA
- a CDS encoding DUF1580 domain-containing protein, protein MEDSLGRPLTFSELKKEIERVYGVKLHLGTLHRWRTRGVRGRFLNAWRCGGRWMSSLVDVRMMMEPCVPESPNNVMPHLDMSRVDREFDRQKRWRVLYVQSELVNRFQFPPEKTI, encoded by the coding sequence ATGGAAGACAGTTTGGGACGCCCACTGACATTTTCTGAATTAAAAAAGGAGATTGAGAGAGTTTATGGAGTGAAATTGCATTTAGGGACACTCCATCGCTGGCGGACTAGAGGAGTTCGCGGGAGATTTTTAAATGCCTGGAGATGTGGGGGACGCTGGATGTCGTCTCTCGTCGATGTGCGGATGATGATGGAACCTTGTGTTCCCGAATCTCCAAACAATGTCATGCCTCATTTGGATATGTCGCGCGTCGACAGAGAGTTTGACCGTCAAAAACGATGGCGGGTTCTCTATGTCCAGAGTGAGCTTGTCAATCGATTTCAGTTTCCACCCGAAAAGACAATCTAA
- a CDS encoding TIGR01777 family oxidoreductase, with the protein MAELSGKRIVIAGGSGFIGLSLAEHFVEAGGQVTILSRSQLKKSGRWETVTWDGRTPGNWMESLDGADAVVNLAGRTVNCIKTPDHQDEILRSRVESTRVLGEAMRLVNSPPPVWVQMSTAHIYGDPPTAVCSEESIEGIGFAPMIGRAWESEFARSQLSGQRGVILRTSFVIGRDRGAGRGALGTLGLITKLGLGGRVGKGTQGLSWIHEHDLNRLFTRAITEQSMSGIYIASAPNPVSQAEFMRILRKTMGMPIGLPAFEWMVRIGAPLFFRTDPELVLYGRYVVSQRLANEGFTFTFPLLEAALEDLCRK; encoded by the coding sequence ATGGCAGAACTTAGTGGCAAGCGGATTGTGATTGCAGGAGGAAGCGGCTTTATCGGTCTGTCGCTGGCAGAGCACTTCGTAGAGGCTGGAGGTCAGGTCACAATACTTTCCCGTTCCCAGCTGAAGAAAAGTGGTCGCTGGGAAACGGTCACGTGGGACGGTCGGACTCCAGGAAACTGGATGGAGTCACTGGACGGTGCAGATGCCGTTGTGAATCTGGCGGGCCGAACCGTGAACTGTATCAAGACTCCGGATCATCAGGATGAAATTCTTCGATCCAGAGTCGAATCGACGCGGGTACTCGGTGAAGCCATGCGTCTCGTCAACTCTCCGCCTCCTGTCTGGGTGCAGATGAGTACGGCACACATCTATGGCGATCCGCCCACTGCCGTTTGTAGCGAGGAGAGTATCGAAGGCATCGGCTTTGCACCCATGATCGGTCGCGCCTGGGAGTCTGAATTCGCGCGAAGTCAATTATCTGGTCAGCGGGGTGTGATCCTGCGAACAAGCTTTGTGATCGGTCGTGATCGCGGTGCCGGTCGTGGTGCACTGGGAACTCTAGGCTTGATCACAAAGCTGGGCCTGGGAGGCCGGGTCGGCAAAGGGACACAAGGCCTGTCATGGATCCACGAGCATGATCTAAACAGGCTTTTCACCAGAGCCATCACAGAGCAATCCATGTCAGGTATCTATATCGCATCGGCTCCGAATCCAGTTTCTCAAGCCGAATTCATGCGAATACTGCGAAAAACGATGGGAATGCCTATTGGTTTACCGGCATTCGAGTGGATGGTTCGGATCGGTGCTCCACTCTTCTTTCGCACGGATCCAGAACTCGTACTCTATGGCCGATATGTTGTCTCCCAAAGATTAGCAAACGAAGGCTTCACGTTTACGTTTCCATTACTTGAAGCCGCCTTGGAAGATCTCTGTCGAAAATAG
- the aroA gene encoding 3-phosphoshikimate 1-carboxyvinyltransferase — protein MSANSTYAMQPVGRAISGVMRPPGSKSLTNRALVTAALAAGTSELTGVLHSRDTEVMIDSLRRLGISIEEYTDEHRVVVQGCGGQIPNARADLWLENSGTSIRFLAAMCALGPGDGQPGNYRLDGNGRMRERPIDDLISALGAMGCQARCELNSGCPPVVIESTGLSASKVAIRAEKSSQFLSALLLASPYNQQTLQIETIGTMVSEPYVEMTSGVMAAFGVTVECPQPGTYIVKPATYQGIRYDIEPDASAASYFFAVAAITGGEVTVDGLNANALQGDVMFVKALEQMGCEVHWGERQITVKGHPLKGIEIDMNAISDTAQTLAVVATFAQSPTTIRNIAHVRHKETDRIQAVVTELSKLGIHAVEFEDGMTIHPGTPRCSESKPALVDTYDDHRMAMSFALLGLVHSGIVIDNPGCTSKTYPDFFADLARLCEESSSL, from the coding sequence GTGTCTGCCAATTCTACTTACGCCATGCAACCTGTTGGACGAGCGATTTCTGGCGTGATGCGTCCCCCGGGATCAAAAAGCTTAACCAACCGAGCTTTGGTGACGGCGGCACTCGCTGCAGGAACGAGTGAGCTGACCGGTGTGCTGCACAGCCGTGATACAGAAGTGATGATTGACAGCCTCCGTCGACTGGGGATCTCAATCGAAGAGTACACAGACGAACATCGTGTGGTGGTGCAGGGTTGCGGTGGGCAAATTCCCAATGCGCGGGCCGACCTGTGGCTCGAAAACAGTGGAACGAGCATTCGTTTTCTGGCAGCGATGTGTGCACTGGGGCCAGGAGATGGTCAACCGGGGAATTACCGGCTGGATGGTAACGGCCGCATGCGTGAGCGACCGATTGATGATCTGATTTCTGCCCTGGGGGCCATGGGCTGCCAGGCGCGGTGCGAACTTAATTCGGGCTGCCCGCCGGTGGTGATTGAATCGACCGGGTTATCCGCTTCGAAGGTCGCGATTCGAGCCGAGAAGTCGAGCCAGTTTTTGAGTGCGCTCCTGTTGGCCAGCCCCTACAATCAGCAAACACTGCAGATTGAAACAATCGGAACAATGGTTTCTGAGCCGTACGTGGAAATGACCTCCGGTGTGATGGCGGCTTTTGGGGTGACTGTGGAATGCCCGCAGCCCGGCACATACATCGTCAAGCCAGCGACGTACCAGGGGATTCGGTACGACATTGAACCGGATGCTTCAGCCGCCAGCTATTTCTTTGCCGTGGCGGCGATCACAGGTGGCGAGGTGACAGTGGATGGTCTCAACGCCAACGCGTTACAGGGCGACGTGATGTTCGTCAAAGCCCTCGAGCAGATGGGTTGCGAAGTTCACTGGGGCGAGCGGCAGATCACCGTCAAAGGCCATCCTCTCAAAGGGATTGAGATCGATATGAATGCCATCAGCGACACGGCTCAGACATTGGCTGTGGTCGCCACGTTCGCTCAAAGCCCCACGACGATTCGCAATATTGCTCACGTCCGTCATAAAGAAACGGATCGCATTCAGGCCGTGGTCACTGAACTCAGCAAGCTGGGGATTCACGCTGTCGAATTTGAAGATGGCATGACCATTCATCCGGGGACACCTCGCTGCTCTGAGTCAAAACCGGCACTGGTCGATACTTACGATGATCATCGCATGGCCATGAGTTTTGCCCTGTTGGGGCTCGTTCACTCCGGGATAGTGATCGACAATCCTGGTTGCACCTCAAAGACGTATCCCGACTTCTTTGCGGATCTCGCCCGCCTCTGCGAAGAAAGTAGCTCACTATGA